In one window of Fibrobacter sp. UWH6 DNA:
- a CDS encoding PilZ domain-containing protein, whose translation MILPIQLVWIAFVVVLVLILLVLLEIHRINYRRENEEIFGANEFDEKVKAFGLTDKERRTLEKLVRASSFENKDAVLNSSGLFEAAVTNFYDFRDVFTVRDETVAAVESIRKKMDFTASNSLTQVCSTRQFNVGDRIDLYLEEGSVFKHSMIVARNERDWAISYDGSCGPAEYFVEREVLVRWTRPDDAVYSTNLVVRSCIPGRLILPHSSVLDKKQLRRWAREPVEIPVEATFLDGTACGGMLLDLSAGGIMLGLPSDCFSGQQVRLRFDLPSFGEEIVDVEIRRNLGRRNKDYPEYNCLTASFTGAFGWTQERVLQYLFEVNKLKKESENAEKSA comes from the coding sequence ATGATTTTACCGATTCAATTAGTCTGGATTGCGTTTGTCGTAGTCCTGGTGCTTATCTTGTTGGTGCTGTTGGAAATCCATCGCATCAATTATCGCCGAGAAAACGAAGAAATTTTCGGGGCGAATGAGTTCGATGAAAAGGTGAAAGCCTTTGGACTCACAGACAAGGAGCGCCGGACTTTAGAGAAACTGGTTAGAGCTTCATCCTTTGAAAATAAGGATGCGGTTCTTAATTCGTCTGGACTTTTTGAAGCTGCGGTAACGAATTTCTATGACTTTCGTGATGTGTTTACCGTTCGCGATGAAACTGTAGCCGCCGTAGAAAGCATTCGAAAAAAAATGGATTTTACGGCGTCGAATTCATTGACGCAAGTTTGTTCTACAAGACAGTTTAATGTTGGCGACCGCATCGATCTTTATCTTGAAGAAGGGTCGGTGTTCAAGCATTCCATGATTGTTGCAAGGAATGAACGAGATTGGGCTATTTCTTACGATGGTAGTTGCGGCCCTGCGGAATACTTTGTTGAAAGAGAAGTCCTGGTCCGTTGGACTAGGCCCGATGATGCCGTTTACTCGACCAACCTGGTGGTGCGCTCCTGTATTCCCGGGCGATTGATTCTACCTCACTCGTCTGTGCTCGATAAGAAACAGCTTCGTCGTTGGGCTCGTGAACCGGTTGAGATTCCTGTTGAGGCGACTTTCCTTGACGGTACTGCTTGTGGTGGAATGCTCTTGGATTTGTCTGCTGGTGGTATTATGTTGGGCCTTCCTTCTGACTGTTTTTCGGGCCAGCAGGTGCGTCTAAGGTTTGACCTGCCTAGCTTTGGCGAAGAAATTGTGGATGTGGAGATAAGACGTAATTTGGGACGTCGGAACAAGGATTATCCGGAATATAACTGTTTAACGGCTTCCTTTACAGGTGCTTTTGGTTGGACCCAGGAGAGGGTTCTCCAGTATCTGTTTGAGGTAAATAAGTTGAAAAAAGAGTCGGAGAATGCAGAAAAGAGTGCGTAA
- the pilM gene encoding pilus assembly protein PilM, whose product MALGLIAKIRGERETVGIDVGHYSIKLVKVLHNSRGGKIVVDADLERVPDGAIVNGEIVAAEENAESAEKNESNSGAKGVGEALNKLLLRHPIDDSCDVVVSVNCGAGAGGVLVDHLSAKVPKNGNEAAIILQTAQSRPPFDDQDNVIDYEVYSRENEDVKANVVAAKSGLLDSWAKFFIRKGVKLSAMDVDIFGLLNAYTVTMNPADAESTVAIFNIGEKKMSVAFFQDGKFHSMRSMAGGSLDMVISKTCMNLDIDAEKCHEIFDKGDLAIVDGFSEAEVEAALKLAYEDLMAQIEIGIRYFSSSEDSKSLNKILLGGGGAAIPGLKEFVAERSGVETDTVNPFRQAECDAKIFGANGISVALSNIYAPALGLAMRKF is encoded by the coding sequence TTGGCTTTAGGACTGATTGCAAAAATTCGCGGTGAGCGCGAGACTGTCGGGATTGATGTTGGCCATTACAGCATCAAACTGGTCAAAGTCTTGCACAATTCTCGCGGTGGCAAGATTGTGGTGGATGCCGACCTAGAACGGGTGCCGGATGGTGCTATCGTCAATGGCGAAATTGTCGCGGCAGAAGAAAATGCCGAATCCGCCGAAAAGAATGAATCGAATTCTGGCGCGAAGGGCGTTGGCGAAGCCTTGAACAAGCTTTTGCTGCGTCATCCTATCGACGATTCCTGTGATGTTGTCGTTTCTGTGAATTGCGGTGCCGGTGCCGGTGGCGTGCTGGTTGACCATTTGTCTGCCAAGGTTCCCAAGAACGGTAATGAAGCCGCCATTATTCTTCAGACTGCACAGTCCCGTCCGCCCTTCGATGATCAGGATAACGTGATTGACTACGAAGTCTATTCCCGTGAAAATGAAGATGTCAAGGCGAACGTCGTTGCTGCCAAGAGCGGACTTCTGGACTCCTGGGCAAAGTTCTTTATTCGAAAGGGCGTAAAGCTTTCCGCTATGGATGTGGATATTTTCGGCCTCCTGAATGCCTATACCGTTACGATGAATCCTGCCGATGCCGAGTCTACCGTGGCAATCTTCAATATCGGCGAAAAGAAAATGAGTGTGGCATTCTTCCAGGATGGCAAGTTCCATTCAATGCGTTCCATGGCCGGCGGTTCGCTGGACATGGTGATCAGCAAGACTTGCATGAACCTGGATATCGATGCTGAAAAGTGCCACGAAATCTTTGACAAGGGCGATCTGGCTATTGTGGATGGATTCTCTGAAGCCGAAGTGGAAGCTGCCCTGAAACTTGCCTACGAAGACCTGATGGCCCAGATCGAGATCGGTATTCGTTACTTCTCTTCTTCTGAAGATTCTAAGTCTTTGAATAAAATATTACTGGGTGGCGGCGGTGCCGCTATTCCGGGCCTTAAAGAATTTGTTGCTGAACGTTCTGGTGTAGAAACCGATACCGTTAATCCTTTCCGACAGGCTGAATGCGATGCCAAGATTTTTGGAGCGAACGGTATTTCGGTTGCGTTGTCTAACATCTATGCTCCTGCGTTGGGCTTGGCTATGAGGAAGTTCTAA
- a CDS encoding PilN domain-containing protein produces MASKKKEPTRNALAISINLLPPEYRKKQKDFTWLTDRRVIWPTLLLIAAFVCIGMLYTFTTETITALQSEVARVKSEVERERPLLTKISDLEQKQGVVNTKINALKSIQVSKKRWIVLFENISSVLPPNMWVTSIGQMGEYDLEMKGMTYDFSEVAEYMVKLEKQVSVQNVSLVTISTTKVDGEEAYNFTIKVVLNRNLGAGEG; encoded by the coding sequence ATGGCGTCTAAGAAAAAAGAACCCACAAGAAATGCCTTGGCCATTTCTATTAACTTGCTTCCTCCGGAATATCGCAAGAAGCAGAAAGATTTCACTTGGCTGACCGACCGACGTGTTATCTGGCCGACGTTGCTCCTGATCGCAGCATTTGTGTGTATTGGCATGCTTTACACGTTTACTACCGAAACGATAACTGCCTTGCAGAGTGAAGTTGCTAGAGTCAAGAGCGAAGTTGAACGTGAACGTCCGTTGCTTACAAAGATCAGCGATCTTGAACAAAAGCAGGGTGTCGTCAACACGAAAATCAACGCACTGAAGTCTATTCAGGTTAGCAAAAAACGCTGGATCGTTCTTTTCGAGAACATCTCCTCTGTCTTGCCGCCCAACATGTGGGTGACCAGTATTGGTCAGATGGGTGAATATGACCTCGAAATGAAGGGTATGACTTATGACTTTTCTGAAGTTGCCGAATACATGGTAAAGTTGGAAAAGCAGGTCAGTGTCCAGAATGTTTCCCTGGTGACTATTTCTACCACTAAGGTAGATGGTGAAGAAGCCTATAACTTTACTATCAAGGTTGTCTTGAATAGAAACCTTGGCGCAGGGGAGGGCTAG
- a CDS encoding type 4a pilus biogenesis protein PilO, with the protein MGNIDFKDKKNIYAIAIIAILLLAGYYVYDYVWNPFVKDRSNLESELNTAQSELDKINAKRHRVQELEMMLVQAEKDFEKLKEMFPEEEKVPLRLQDLYSVLRSSGVQIQKFNPEGRSEREHYIENRYSIAVNSGYHMLGYLFAEIANFNYPTTITNLRLNRYSGIAAEIQKAESHGWTPITMSVSFNLTTYTSKKVGR; encoded by the coding sequence ATGGGTAATATTGATTTTAAAGATAAAAAGAACATATACGCCATTGCGATTATTGCAATTTTGCTTTTGGCCGGGTATTATGTCTATGACTACGTGTGGAATCCGTTTGTCAAGGATCGTAGTAACCTTGAAAGCGAATTGAACACAGCCCAGTCCGAACTAGACAAAATCAATGCCAAGAGGCATCGTGTCCAGGAATTGGAAATGATGCTTGTCCAGGCAGAAAAGGATTTTGAAAAGCTGAAGGAAATGTTCCCCGAAGAGGAAAAGGTCCCTCTCCGACTGCAGGATCTGTATTCTGTGCTCCGCAGTTCTGGCGTCCAGATTCAGAAGTTTAATCCGGAAGGCCGTTCTGAACGAGAACATTATATCGAGAACCGTTATTCCATCGCTGTCAACTCGGGTTATCATATGTTGGGATACCTGTTTGCGGAAATTGCAAACTTCAACTATCCTACGACAATCACTAACCTGAGATTGAATCGCTATTCTGGAATTGCTGCGGAAATCCAAAAGGCTGAATCCCATGGCTGGACTCCTATTACCATGTCCGTGTCTTTTAACCTGACCACTTATACATCCAAGAAGGTGGGAAGATGA
- a CDS encoding secretin N-terminal domain-containing protein, whose translation MKKLTKILTVLLLVAGIATSWSAPAEGSVAPNKKLYDFNFVNMDYEAIFRSVSVIAGVDILLAPDVKGKTSLRVTKKTWQETLDIICSMNDLTWVIQDKYITIQRLATYQAKQKKIADEEAQAEQNAPLVRKNFQVHHAKADELVKVLESMKSNRGRITTVERTNSIIVYDTDTKIDQMEKALEELDVETLQIMITAKLVVVNSEKARELGVDWTATMGNTALTPGTAAAATGSAAGASRTSAVIQSFPNGSSPAVGSGSGAITASLLDNNLQIAISNLMGDASTEVLASPQVSTLDNTEAKVFMGDKVSIRVIDNSGESSTQMVETGIKLTVTPHVSGDNRILLDLHPENNSYDYDSKGEVVISTQEAETKVVVADGETVVIGGLTRNETQESERGIPFLKDIPLLGNLFKYSRKSVVKKDLVIFVTPRIIRNYIGNVDLSQAPQAAPAAQPAAQPAPVAQPVAQPAPQAQPAEAPAQPQAAPAAQQSAPQPSPVETVVDEPVEESLMDEPASAPEAPAPADEDDWE comes from the coding sequence ATGAAAAAGTTGACAAAAATTCTGACTGTTCTTCTTCTTGTTGCCGGTATCGCAACATCTTGGAGTGCCCCTGCCGAAGGTTCTGTTGCTCCGAACAAGAAATTGTATGATTTCAATTTCGTGAACATGGACTATGAAGCCATATTCCGTTCTGTTTCCGTTATTGCCGGTGTGGACATTTTGCTGGCTCCCGATGTAAAGGGTAAGACAAGCCTTCGCGTCACCAAGAAGACTTGGCAGGAAACTTTGGACATTATCTGCAGCATGAATGATCTGACCTGGGTCATTCAGGATAAGTACATTACCATTCAGCGCTTGGCTACCTATCAGGCAAAACAGAAGAAGATTGCCGATGAAGAAGCTCAGGCTGAACAGAATGCTCCTCTGGTCCGAAAGAACTTCCAGGTTCATCATGCCAAGGCTGACGAACTGGTCAAGGTGCTTGAAAGCATGAAGTCTAACCGTGGCCGTATTACCACGGTCGAACGTACCAATTCCATTATCGTCTACGATACCGATACCAAGATTGATCAGATGGAAAAGGCTCTGGAAGAACTTGATGTTGAAACCCTGCAGATCATGATTACCGCTAAGCTGGTCGTGGTGAACAGCGAAAAGGCCCGCGAACTTGGTGTGGACTGGACTGCTACCATGGGTAATACCGCTCTTACTCCGGGTACCGCTGCCGCTGCAACTGGTAGTGCTGCCGGTGCTTCTCGTACCAGTGCCGTTATCCAGTCTTTCCCCAACGGTTCTTCTCCGGCTGTGGGTTCTGGTTCCGGTGCTATTACTGCTAGCCTCTTGGATAATAACCTCCAGATTGCAATCAGCAACCTTATGGGTGACGCTTCTACCGAAGTTCTCGCTAGCCCCCAGGTTTCTACCTTGGATAATACCGAAGCTAAGGTCTTCATGGGTGATAAGGTTTCTATCCGCGTTATCGATAACAGCGGTGAATCTTCTACCCAGATGGTGGAAACTGGTATCAAGCTGACTGTTACTCCTCACGTTTCTGGCGACAACCGCATTTTGCTTGACCTCCATCCCGAAAACAACTCCTACGATTATGACTCCAAGGGTGAAGTTGTGATTAGTACCCAGGAAGCTGAAACCAAGGTCGTTGTGGCTGACGGTGAAACTGTGGTAATCGGTGGTTTGACCCGTAACGAAACTCAGGAATCTGAACGTGGTATTCCGTTCCTGAAGGATATTCCGCTGCTGGGTAACCTCTTCAAGTATTCTCGTAAGTCCGTCGTGAAGAAGGACCTGGTAATCTTCGTTACTCCGAGAATCATTCGCAACTACATTGGCAATGTGGATCTGTCTCAGGCTCCTCAGGCAGCTCCTGCTGCACAGCCGGCCGCCCAGCCCGCTCCCGTAGCACAGCCGGTGGCTCAGCCCGCTCCTCAGGCTCAGCCTGCTGAAGCTCCTGCCCAGCCGCAGGCCGCTCCCGCAGCTCAGCAGAGCGCTCCTCAGCCCTCTCCGGTAGAAACTGTTGTGGATGAACCGGTCGAAGAATCTCTGATGGACGAACCGGCTTCTGCTCCTGAAGCTCCGGCTCCTGCAGATGAAGATGACTGGGAATAA
- the holA gene encoding DNA polymerase III subunit delta codes for MIVALIGKDQFSKDQQVEQFLQEALGENKDDPLSKQVVFATDTNISSVANVIMECCGTVSMFAPEQAVVVRNAEAMKADDTKTLARWLKDAPECKLLLDFGELKASTELYKVLAKVGKVEKYEEPKQYNMQKWIATMVPAHFKKPIEPAASQYLADALGTNTKLVSEELEKVLLYQPDCTKITYDLVKLLIMPQREIPPYELQNFFGMRDANGYTKKLHEILYGGGDAIQVVNSLYKHAVDLLNFMSLTAKGMSQAEAAQAIGKNEYVFVKQGNAAACCTRWGKANLCRAIRRLADLSYEFKSSSWTVISQELALAALVVR; via the coding sequence ATGATTGTAGCCCTCATTGGCAAAGACCAGTTTTCCAAGGACCAGCAGGTAGAACAATTCCTGCAGGAAGCCCTTGGCGAAAACAAGGATGACCCGCTGTCTAAGCAGGTCGTGTTCGCTACCGATACCAACATATCCTCTGTAGCAAACGTCATCATGGAATGCTGCGGTACGGTGTCTATGTTCGCACCGGAACAGGCCGTCGTTGTCCGCAACGCCGAAGCCATGAAAGCCGATGACACAAAGACTTTGGCCCGCTGGCTGAAAGACGCTCCCGAGTGCAAGCTGTTGCTTGACTTTGGCGAACTCAAGGCCAGCACAGAACTTTACAAGGTTCTTGCCAAGGTGGGCAAAGTCGAAAAGTACGAAGAACCCAAGCAGTACAATATGCAGAAGTGGATCGCTACAATGGTTCCGGCCCACTTCAAGAAGCCTATTGAACCCGCTGCAAGCCAGTATCTGGCCGACGCCCTTGGCACCAACACCAAGCTAGTTAGCGAAGAACTGGAAAAGGTTCTGCTGTACCAACCGGATTGCACCAAGATCACATACGATCTCGTAAAACTGCTAATCATGCCCCAACGAGAAATTCCGCCCTATGAGTTGCAGAATTTCTTTGGAATGCGAGACGCCAACGGTTACACTAAAAAGCTCCACGAAATCCTCTACGGCGGAGGCGATGCCATCCAGGTCGTCAACTCCCTTTACAAGCATGCCGTGGACCTTCTAAACTTCATGTCCCTTACCGCAAAAGGCATGAGCCAGGCAGAAGCAGCCCAGGCCATCGGCAAGAACGAATACGTTTTCGTAAAGCAGGGGAACGCCGCTGCCTGCTGCACCCGATGGGGCAAGGCCAACCTCTGCAGAGCCATCCGCAGACTGGCAGACCTGAGCTACGAATTCAAGAGTTCCAGCTGGACCGTTATCAGCCAGGAACTGGCCTTGGCCGCCCTGGTCGTCCGTTAA
- the greA gene encoding transcription elongation factor GreA produces the protein MAKTPCTQETYDKLVERYNFLKKTERPRVVDEMEEARKQGDLSENAEYHAAKEMLAHIDSELPRLEQQIADSIIIEFDANSDTVRFGATVTAKNLATKKEVAYQLVSPEGVDPMNGKISFKSPMGSAFMGKKKGDIVEVVTPKGKNRFEIVDFK, from the coding sequence ATGGCAAAAACACCCTGTACTCAAGAAACATACGACAAGCTGGTTGAACGTTACAATTTCCTTAAAAAGACGGAACGTCCCCGCGTTGTCGACGAAATGGAAGAAGCCCGCAAGCAGGGCGACCTGAGCGAAAACGCAGAATATCACGCCGCCAAGGAAATGCTGGCACATATCGATTCTGAACTTCCCAGACTGGAACAGCAGATTGCTGATTCCATCATCATCGAATTTGACGCGAACTCCGACACCGTCCGTTTTGGCGCCACCGTTACCGCAAAGAACCTGGCAACCAAGAAGGAAGTCGCCTACCAGCTGGTAAGCCCCGAAGGCGTCGACCCCATGAACGGCAAGATCAGCTTCAAGAGCCCCATGGGTTCCGCATTCATGGGCAAGAAGAAGGGCGACATCGTCGAAGTCGTTACCCCCAAGGGTAAGAACCGTTTCGAAATAGTCGACTTCAAGTAA
- the argJ gene encoding bifunctional glutamate N-acetyltransferase/amino-acid acetyltransferase ArgJ, whose translation MYTVLEKGGVCSPKGFTASGICAGIKASGNADMALLKSEKAARCFAVFTTNKVKAAPVQYDKAALEHAHFATAVIVNSGNANACTGEQGLADAERMATLTEEALKLTPKSVLVCSTGVIGHLMPMDKIEAGIPRLVEGLHADASEEFGRAILTTDLALKSHAVEIQTEKGVVTIGGACKGSGMIHPNMATMLAFITTDLALPIDFFAEFRANIADSFNAITVDGDTSTNDTCIMLANGMSGLKYEDLSLSEQGEFRAALMLVMKSLAKDIVRDGEGATKLIELCIEKAESHEEALKMARFIGTSNLAKCAMFGEDPNWGRILSSAGSSGCNMIAEHTDLFFGDVQVLDGCRPVILSKEKQDALHAVVRQREYKVTLVLNIGHASASAFTCDLSYDYVKINAEYTT comes from the coding sequence ATGTACACTGTGTTGGAAAAAGGCGGCGTCTGCTCCCCCAAGGGCTTTACCGCTTCTGGTATTTGCGCTGGCATCAAGGCTAGCGGCAATGCGGATATGGCCCTGCTCAAGAGCGAAAAGGCTGCCCGTTGCTTTGCAGTTTTCACAACCAATAAGGTGAAGGCCGCTCCGGTTCAGTACGATAAGGCTGCACTGGAACATGCTCACTTTGCTACTGCTGTTATCGTGAACAGCGGTAACGCCAACGCCTGTACTGGTGAACAGGGTCTGGCTGATGCAGAACGCATGGCTACCCTTACCGAAGAAGCTCTGAAGCTCACTCCCAAGAGCGTTCTTGTCTGCAGTACTGGTGTCATTGGTCACCTGATGCCCATGGATAAGATTGAAGCCGGTATTCCTCGCCTGGTTGAAGGTCTTCATGCTGATGCTTCCGAAGAATTTGGCCGTGCTATTTTGACTACCGACCTTGCTCTGAAGTCCCATGCCGTTGAAATCCAGACCGAAAAGGGTGTGGTGACTATCGGCGGTGCTTGCAAGGGTAGTGGCATGATTCACCCCAACATGGCTACCATGCTGGCTTTCATTACCACTGACTTGGCTCTGCCCATTGATTTCTTTGCTGAATTCCGTGCAAACATTGCAGACTCCTTCAACGCCATTACCGTTGACGGCGATACCAGCACCAACGATACTTGCATTATGCTGGCAAACGGCATGAGCGGTCTCAAGTACGAAGATCTTTCCCTTTCTGAACAGGGTGAATTCCGCGCCGCTCTGATGCTGGTGATGAAGTCCCTGGCAAAGGACATTGTCCGCGACGGTGAAGGTGCGACCAAGCTTATTGAACTTTGCATCGAAAAGGCTGAATCTCACGAAGAAGCTTTGAAGATGGCTCGTTTCATCGGTACCAGCAACCTGGCCAAGTGCGCCATGTTCGGTGAAGACCCCAACTGGGGCCGTATCCTGAGCTCTGCTGGTTCCAGCGGCTGCAACATGATTGCAGAACATACCGACCTGTTCTTCGGTGACGTCCAGGTTCTGGATGGTTGCCGTCCGGTGATTCTGTCTAAGGAAAAGCAGGATGCACTCCACGCTGTTGTCCGTCAGCGCGAATACAAGGTGACTTTGGTACTGAACATTGGTCATGCAAGCGCCAGCGCATTTACTTGCGACTTGAGCTATGACTATGTGAAGATCAACGCTGAATATACAACGTAA
- a CDS encoding DNA recombination protein RmuC codes for MEIAAIIIGLIIGVFLGITIGILISKSKQAVLQTKLEAAHQLRMQSLQDQQIRFDETIAKVQEQLKSTTNEMLKQRQKEFSESSGQSIEQIVSPLKESIKKMEQAMNNSAREQFQLGGILKNQIENAIKMSESAKASAEELSRVFKHDSKIQGDWGETVLSNLLDGQGAHYDTQETLRDAQGNLIKTEDGRSLRPDVILHLDHKRDVIIDSKVSMTAFMNYVNAETDDERNAALTAHIASLKKHVDELAKKDYSSYVKPPKVKMDYVIMFVPHSAALWTALNASPTLWSEAMAKRVYIVDEQTLYAALRIIDLTWTQIAQAQNHEKVYELANEMIDRVGQFMKKYQALGSALANAQKAFDDGEKKLAPTGQSVLTTCGKLIKLGAKQSEKNPIPELVDIEDALTEIQ; via the coding sequence ATGGAAATTGCAGCAATCATCATCGGCTTAATCATCGGTGTATTCCTGGGAATAACCATCGGGATCTTGATTTCAAAAAGTAAGCAGGCGGTCCTGCAAACCAAATTGGAAGCAGCCCATCAGCTGAGAATGCAATCCCTTCAAGATCAGCAGATCCGATTCGACGAAACCATCGCCAAAGTCCAGGAACAGCTTAAATCCACCACCAACGAAATGCTGAAACAGCGCCAAAAGGAATTCTCAGAATCTAGCGGCCAAAGCATAGAACAGATCGTCTCCCCCCTCAAGGAATCCATCAAAAAGATGGAGCAGGCCATGAATAATTCCGCCAGGGAACAGTTTCAGCTGGGAGGAATTCTAAAGAATCAAATCGAGAACGCCATAAAAATGAGCGAATCTGCAAAGGCAAGCGCCGAAGAACTGAGCCGGGTTTTCAAGCACGATTCCAAGATTCAGGGCGACTGGGGCGAAACCGTCCTCAGCAATCTTCTGGATGGACAGGGTGCCCATTACGACACACAGGAAACCCTCCGCGACGCCCAGGGTAATCTCATCAAGACTGAAGATGGCCGCAGTTTACGCCCCGATGTCATCCTCCATCTCGATCACAAGCGAGACGTCATTATCGACTCCAAGGTTTCCATGACCGCCTTCATGAATTACGTCAACGCAGAAACCGATGATGAGCGCAACGCAGCCCTTACAGCCCACATCGCAAGCCTCAAGAAACATGTAGACGAATTGGCCAAGAAGGATTATTCCTCCTACGTCAAACCGCCCAAGGTAAAAATGGACTATGTCATCATGTTTGTCCCTCATTCCGCAGCCCTGTGGACCGCATTGAACGCCTCCCCCACCCTCTGGAGCGAAGCCATGGCCAAGCGGGTCTACATCGTTGACGAACAGACTCTCTACGCCGCCCTCCGTATCATTGACCTGACCTGGACTCAAATCGCCCAGGCTCAGAATCACGAAAAGGTCTACGAACTAGCCAACGAAATGATCGATCGCGTAGGTCAGTTCATGAAAAAATACCAAGCCCTGGGAAGCGCATTGGCTAATGCACAAAAGGCATTTGATGATGGCGAAAAGAAGCTGGCTCCAACAGGTCAGAGCGTTCTTACCACATGCGGAAAACTCATCAAGCTAGGGGCAAAGCAAAGCGAAAAGAACCCCATCCCGGAGCTGGTAGACATAGAAGACGCCCTAACAGAAATCCAATAA
- a CDS encoding FISUMP domain-containing protein, translating into MNIKRIACVAIASALFSIGLTACGDDIRVEKYPSGKVRTETTYVNDKKQGPEREFYENGNLKREVSYVNDRKQGISKEYYDDGSLQAEYNYEDGYIDGMVVRYHKNGNVSSKAEYKQNKQVAFGEYFNEKGEPLTSGSYKDPRDGYAYEWIRIGSQLWVAENMNYATASGSVCAQCNHWGRLYNFENAKKACLDGFHLPTKEEWNILLTYAGTGSKVGTALKAGYGWDPLKGTGIYGNGKDELGFGAKAGGGHFAKSDVPMKDRKFEGAGQKAYFWVSNGEVVVLFHDKDTAKFEKFNPEHGASLRCIKD; encoded by the coding sequence ATGAACATCAAGAGAATCGCTTGCGTTGCAATCGCTTCGGCACTCTTTTCCATTGGCCTTACAGCATGTGGTGACGACATCCGCGTAGAGAAATATCCTAGCGGTAAGGTTCGCACCGAAACCACCTACGTCAACGACAAAAAGCAGGGACCAGAAAGAGAATTCTACGAGAACGGCAACCTCAAGCGCGAAGTCAGTTACGTCAACGACCGCAAGCAGGGCATTTCAAAGGAATACTACGACGACGGCTCCCTGCAGGCCGAATACAACTACGAAGACGGCTATATCGATGGTATGGTTGTACGTTACCACAAGAACGGAAACGTATCGTCCAAGGCCGAATACAAACAAAATAAGCAAGTTGCATTCGGGGAATACTTTAACGAAAAAGGCGAACCTCTCACAAGCGGAAGCTATAAGGACCCTCGTGATGGTTACGCCTACGAATGGATTCGCATCGGTTCTCAGCTCTGGGTTGCCGAAAACATGAACTACGCAACAGCCAGCGGTTCCGTCTGCGCCCAGTGCAATCATTGGGGCCGCCTCTACAATTTCGAAAACGCCAAGAAGGCATGCCTTGATGGCTTCCACCTCCCCACCAAGGAAGAATGGAACATCCTGTTGACCTACGCCGGCACCGGCAGCAAGGTTGGCACCGCCCTTAAGGCTGGCTACGGCTGGGATCCGCTGAAGGGTACCGGCATCTACGGCAACGGCAAGGACGAGCTGGGATTCGGCGCCAAGGCTGGTGGCGGACATTTCGCCAAGAGCGACGTTCCCATGAAGGATCGCAAGTTCGAAGGAGCCGGTCAAAAGGCTTACTTCTGGGTTTCTAACGGCGAAGTGGTGGTTCTCTTCCACGACAAGGATACCGCCAAGTTCGAAAAGTTCAACCCCGAACACGGCGCAAGCCTCCGTTGCATCAAGGATTAA